Proteins encoded together in one Planctopirus ephydatiae window:
- a CDS encoding DUF3352 domain-containing protein: MRQLFWMSALSLMLATTGFWSVPEAMAQGTATKGTATKGAAAAAAEEEDDYLAAEFLVPPQTSFFVAFPDVPGLVEGVKSSTFGKLLADPDFQPFLNDVKAKIEEGSSKLKEELGLTLEDLLSVPQGQMAIAVFPTESGEISGILMADYGDSEETIKTLIGKMEAALKEEGAEISAEKMDDVSVTIVTLPEEKVADSPVKQLAYFLSEGTFVFATSKDAAAAILDRWDGENEDVFAKNEAFTLVMEKVGRKDDSIEPDFKWFVNPVLLTEQIATAVQEQQPQAQSVIGMLPVLGLDKLKGVGGSMIIDEDDFDSIVKTYVHVDQPTSGVINFFKFPAIAMTPPKWVGANSAMYTGLNWDFQAAYAAGEALYDSFAGGGACARFMDSVAQQPPNIHLKKDVIDLLSGKLHFTSTGTGISEDNPVGDLTLAIEVKDTSAASKLIAKLLDLGLAPHETRDFEGQKIYEFETPQEGITPALAVTANAIVITADVKVIEGIVRGTRTPLSTSPTYSKLSKFFPAKVSAITFQKGDAQLKTIYEQLRAGEGIAAEAEGLDFKKLPPFEKLAKYLRSSAGYSTNDDSGSLSVQFTLKEADPK, encoded by the coding sequence ATGAGACAACTGTTCTGGATGTCTGCACTTAGCCTGATGCTGGCTACCACGGGTTTCTGGAGTGTTCCTGAGGCGATGGCCCAGGGGACAGCAACCAAAGGGACAGCGACCAAAGGTGCTGCTGCCGCTGCAGCCGAAGAAGAGGATGATTATCTGGCCGCCGAGTTTCTTGTGCCGCCCCAGACATCATTTTTCGTGGCATTTCCTGATGTTCCCGGCCTGGTAGAAGGTGTTAAGTCTTCGACCTTTGGCAAGCTGCTGGCAGATCCTGATTTCCAGCCCTTTCTCAATGATGTGAAGGCTAAGATTGAAGAAGGTTCGAGCAAGCTGAAGGAAGAATTGGGACTGACGCTGGAAGATCTGCTTTCAGTCCCTCAAGGGCAGATGGCGATTGCCGTGTTTCCCACGGAGAGTGGTGAAATCTCGGGGATTTTGATGGCCGATTATGGTGACTCGGAAGAGACCATTAAAACACTCATCGGCAAGATGGAAGCGGCCCTTAAAGAAGAAGGCGCCGAGATTTCTGCGGAGAAGATGGATGATGTCAGCGTGACGATTGTCACTTTGCCAGAAGAGAAAGTGGCGGACAGCCCTGTCAAGCAGTTGGCTTACTTCCTCAGCGAAGGAACATTCGTTTTCGCCACTTCGAAAGATGCCGCTGCGGCCATTCTGGATCGCTGGGATGGTGAAAACGAAGATGTGTTTGCAAAGAACGAAGCCTTCACGCTGGTGATGGAGAAGGTCGGTCGAAAGGATGACAGCATCGAGCCCGATTTCAAGTGGTTCGTGAACCCTGTTCTGCTGACCGAGCAGATTGCCACCGCTGTTCAGGAACAGCAGCCACAGGCTCAGTCAGTCATTGGTATGCTCCCAGTGCTCGGGCTCGACAAGCTCAAGGGTGTGGGCGGTTCGATGATTATCGACGAAGATGACTTCGATTCGATCGTCAAGACTTATGTCCATGTCGATCAACCAACCTCCGGCGTGATCAACTTCTTCAAGTTCCCTGCAATTGCGATGACACCTCCCAAGTGGGTCGGTGCCAATTCCGCGATGTACACCGGTCTGAACTGGGATTTCCAGGCAGCGTATGCTGCCGGCGAAGCCTTGTACGACTCATTTGCCGGTGGTGGTGCCTGCGCCCGTTTCATGGATTCGGTGGCCCAGCAGCCACCGAATATCCACCTGAAGAAGGATGTGATTGATCTTCTGAGTGGAAAGCTGCACTTCACTTCCACAGGAACCGGGATCTCGGAAGACAATCCTGTTGGTGATCTGACTTTGGCAATCGAAGTCAAAGATACCAGTGCGGCGTCCAAGCTGATTGCGAAGCTGCTCGATCTGGGTCTGGCCCCACACGAAACCCGTGATTTCGAAGGTCAGAAGATTTACGAGTTCGAAACTCCTCAGGAAGGAATTACTCCTGCTCTGGCAGTCACTGCAAACGCGATTGTGATCACAGCCGATGTCAAAGTGATCGAAGGGATTGTTCGCGGGACGCGCACTCCTTTGTCGACCTCGCCAACTTACAGCAAGCTCTCGAAGTTCTTCCCGGCGAAAGTCTCGGCGATCACCTTCCAGAAGGGTGATGCACAGCTCAAGACGATCTACGAGCAACTCCGAGCCGGTGAAGGGATTGCTGCTGAAGCGGAAGGGCTCGACTTCAAGAAGTTGCCACCTTTCGAAAAACTGGCCAAGTATCTGCGATCTTCCGCAGGTTACTCGACCAATGACGACAGTGGCTCACTCAGCGTGCAGTTCACTCTCAAGGAAGCAGATCCTAAGTAG